The genome window CAAAGCATGTATCTTTTCCATAAGAATAGAGGAGGGTGCCCATAGCACCATCACCAATTAAGATTTCATTTTTTAGCCTATCGAGAAAGTTCATTGTAAGCCTCCAGTTAAATAAAATGTAACTCTGCTGTCTTCTTAAGAGCTATATCAAAGTCATTGATTAAATCTAGTGGATTTTCTAATCCAACGGATAAACGTAGAAGGGAATCTGTAATTCCCCGTTCTGCTCTAGCTAAAGGATTCATCGCAGCATGAGACATTTTTGCTGGATAGGATAGAATCGATTCAACCGCACCAAGACTAACGGCGAATACAGGCAGTTTTACATTCTCTACAAAAGTACGCATTGCTTCTTCTGAATATAACTCAAAGGAGAAAACCGCGCCTGGATTTAGCGCTTGTTTTCTTTGGATCGCATATTGAGGGTGGTCTTCGAATCCTGGATAATGCACTTTTTTTATTAATGGGTGGTTTTGCAAATGCTCTGCGATCACTCTTGCCCCTTCACTTGAATGCTTCATCCGAACATGCAAGGTCTTTATTCCTCTAAGGAGTAGCCAGCAATCCTGAACACCAAGAACTGCGCCAAACGAATTTTGTAAATAACCAATTTGCTTTGCGAGCTCTGCATCTTTAACTACTGCTACTCCAGCGATTACATCGCTATGACCAGATAAGAACTTAGTAGCACTATGAAGTACAACATCCGCACCTAGCGTTAATGGTTTTTGTAAGGCTGGTGTTAAAAACGTATTATCCACGAAAGTAAGTGCACTGTATTTTTTGGCAAGTAAGCTAATTGTTTCAATATCTGTTACTTTTAATAAAGGATTGGAAGGAGTTTCTACATAAAGCACTTTTGTGTTTGGTAAAATAGCTGCTTCAACTTCTTCTAGATTCGTCATATCTACAAAGGTATGATCGATTCCAAATCGGTTCAATACGGTCGTCACCATACGATATGTTCCACCATATACATCTTCAGAAATAACGACATGATCACCTTGTGATAATAATAGAAAAGCAGTTGAAATTGCAGCCATTCCAGAAGAGAAGGCAAAGCCATGCGTTCCTTCTTCTAATTCTGCCACCACTTCTTCTAGTGCTTCTCTTGTCGGATTTAAGCTTCTGCTATAATCATATTTTCCAAATTCATCAATATCCTTTTGGTGAAAGGTGGAAGCGTGCTGAATTGGCACGCTGACAGCTCCAGTGTCTGGATCGAATTTATGTTTATTATGAAGCAATTTTGTTTCAAATGTATATGATGTTGTCATATTGTTACCTCCTGTGCAATTCCCTTTGCAATAGAGAAAGCTTTATCTAGATCTTTGATTAAATCATTTGCATTTTCAATACCAACTGAAAAACGTAATAGTCGATTATCGACACCAGTTTCTAATCTGACTTCTAATGGAATATCTGCATGAGTTTGAGTGGCAGGATATGTAATAAAACTTTCCACCCCTCCAAGACTTTCGGCAAATGAGATTAACGTTAAGCTTTGCAAAAATGGATTTACCCAAGATTCACTTTGGATTCTAAACGAGATCATTCCGCCACGACCAGGGTAGAGGACATCTACAACAGCCTCATGTTTTTGCAGAAAAGTAGACAGTATTTTCGCATTCTCTTCATGTTTTTCCATTCTTAACGCCAGTGTTTTCATTCCTCTCATCAATAACCAAGAATCAAAGGGACTTAAAACAGCTCCAGCAGAATTATGGTGTAAGGCGAGCTCATTACAAAGCTCTTCTCCTTTTGCAACAATAAGACCAGCAAGAACGTCATTATGCCCACCTAAATATTTTGTTGCACTGTGGATAACGATATCAGCACCTAAACGGATCGGCTGTTGGATAATAGGAGTATAAAATGTATTGTCAACAATAAGCAGAATATTGTGTTCTTTTGCGATGGAAGCAATCACAGAAATATCCGTTTGTTCCATTAAAGGATTCGTAGGAGTTTCAAGGAAGATTGCTTTTGTTTTTGAGGAGATGGCCGCACGCACAGCATCTGTATCTGAAGTATTAACGTACGTACATCGAAGGCCCCATTTTTTATAACCTTGTTCTAATAGACGGTATGTGCCGCCATATAAATCTTTAGAAATAATCCATTCATCACCGCTTTGAAAAAGGGAAAGGATTGTTTGAATTGCTGCCATTCCTGAACTACACGCAAAGCCGCGGTCGCCTTCTTCTAATTCGGCAATTGCATTTTCTAATATTTCTCGTGTAGGATTTCCTGTCCGTGTATAATCATAGCCAGTCGACTCTCCAATACCTGTGTGACGATAGGCAGTGGAAAAATAAACGGGCGGATTAACTGCACCAGTAGTTGTTTCACTTCTATTACCAATTTGCGCTAACTTTGTTTCTAAACTATACATTCTATAACTCTCCTATTCTCATATTTGGAATTTTTATGTAATCAAAACAAATCAAGAAGTGGTCAAGAAAAATGACATGAAAAAAGTCTTCTTCGTTATAAGAAGAAGACTTTGATTATTAATGGTCATTCTTCTTATCTTTCAAGCTTAAATGCTTGATGGAATTAGCACCTTTTCAGTATGTAAAAATACTGAAGGTTGCTGAGGTTTCGCTGGGCCATTCCCTCTACCTCTCTTGATAAGAATTACTTATGTAATTGACTATTAATTTACTATATATTTCGTTTGTTGGCAAGAAATATTTTGTTATTTCTGAAAAGAAACTATATTCTACCTATTGTAATAAAGGTGAATATATCATCACATTTCTTCGATAAGCTGGTACACATCAACATCTAACTCGTAATCTGGATTTGTTTTCGTATAGATAGTTGCTTTTTTTGTTTTTTCATTTACATTCTGGATAATGATCTTTTCTCCTTGATAACTAACATCTACCATATCTGCAGCATTCATAATTTCAATCGCACGTCCAATATTCATTGATCGACCTCCTAAACTTACCAAAAACTCTCTATTTAATGAAAAGTAATTAACGATTGTTCATATAGATAATTATATCTTCATGATCACTTCGATTCTTTCGTATGAATGTACTAAATCTGTTGTCAGGGCTGATAGTTATCCGAAAGGTTTCTAACATTATAATGGCTCATTCCATCAATTATATGCCTTATTTTTTTCTTCTCATCAAATTTTAATGTTACTTTCATGCTTTTTTACAAAAAGAGGTATACCATAAGTTTTATTCACTTAAGCACATTAGAAAAGTTTTTTAACTTATAAAGTTAACAGAAAAAGTGCTTACTATATGTATTAATGGGGAATGGAATAATAATTCTCCATACTTTAATGCAAAAGTTCAATTCAAAGGAGAGATGAAACATGCATTTTCTTCGCATTGCGATGATTGTTTTTAGTTCCATAACTGCAGCGTCTTTATTCGGATTTCAATTTGTAGAAATGGCACATGCTATTATGGATTCAATGTTTTCGAAGCAAAATTAAAGATTACGGGGTAAATTTTGTATATCAAGCTTCTAACATGATAAAATAATCATATCTTTAGGCAGGTTAAAGCAGTTTTGTTGAAATTTCCTTTCATTATAAATCAAATTTCAACATTCCGCTTGTAACATTGCTTATGTAAAATAGAGAGCGTGGTATAATGAAAAAAATTTTGATTATAGAAGACGAAAAAAATTTATCGAGATTTATCGAGTTAGAATTAACATATGAAGGATATAAAACAGAGGTTTGCTCAGATGGTAGAAGCGGTCTTCAAAAGGCACTAGAGGAAGATTGGGATATTATCTTATTAGATTTAATGCTACCTGAATTAAATGGCATTGAAGTATGTAGAAGACTCCGTCAAACAAAAAACACCCCAATATTAATGATAACTGCACGGGATAGCGTTTTAGATCGAGTTTCTGGATTAGATAGTGGCGCAGACGATTATTTGGTTAAGCCATTTGCGATTGAAGAACTGCTTGCTAGATTACGTGCATTATTTCGCCGTATAGAGCCACAAACAAATACTTCCAATCAAATTATGACAAAGTTGACTTATAAAGATATTACACTGGAGGTGGAATCACATATCGCCAAAAAAGGAGAAGAGATTCTGTCCTTAACCAAAAGAGAGTATGATTTGCTTTATATGTTCATGACCAATATTAATATTGTCTTATCAAGAGATATATTATTAGAAAAAATCTGGGGCTATGAATCAGAAGTAGAAACAAACGTAATCGATGTATATGTTAGGTATTTAAGGAATAAGCTTGATCCATCTGGACAAGAAGTATATATCGAAACGGTCAGAGGGATAGGATATGTGATGAGATGAAATGGATAAAAAAAATATCTCTTTTACCTTGGAAATGGAAATTAACGCTTGGATTATCATTTAGTATTTTTTTAACTTATTCTATTTTTTCCTTTTTTGAATTTCACACTGTTTCTTCTTGGTTATTAAATCAGGAAGAAACAGATGTAAAACAAACAATGAATCAAGTTGTTAAACAATTGAACCTGCAAGAAAAGCATCCTACAGACGAAGAAATCACTGCAAATGTCACTTTATTAGAAAAACTCAATAACGATAACCAGCTTATTCGTATTTTAGATAAAAATGGACAAGCCATCCTTGCAGATATGAATGGAGATTTCCCAATTATTGAGCCAAATCAAATATATAATGATGAACAGTTTCATTATATTTCAATTGGAGATCATAATTCATTAGTTTATAGTAAGGAAATTAAGACAAAAGCATTTAATGGCAGAGTAGAAATTATTCGTTCCCTGGAATCCTTAGATAAAGTGAGAGAACACTTATGGTTTGCCATGACAATGTTTGCAATTGCTGCACTAATTATCAGTGCCCTTATTGGTTATTTTATTTCCTATTTATTATTACGACCAATTAATTCGATGACAAAAACAATGAAAAAAATTAAAAACAGTGGTTTTAAGGAAAGGATGCCAGTCTATCCTCAAAAGGACGAAATCGCTGATTTATCTCATATTTTCAATGAGATGATGGATGTGATTGAACAATCCTTTCAGCAGCAAAAACAATTTATTGAAGACGCTTCCCATGAATTGAGAACACCGGTTTCTGTCTTAGAGGGTCATCTTTCCATGCTGAATAGATGGGGGAAGAATAATCAAGATATATTAGAAGAGTCACTCCAAACATCAACTGAAGAAGTTGCTCGACTAAAAAAACTAATTATCAGTTTATTAGACTTATCCAAATTAGAGCAAAATAGAATGGAGTCAGATTTAACGCCAGAGAGGGTAAAGTGGATTTTTGAGCATACTATTCGTGATTTTGTAATGCTTCATGATGATTTTACTTTCGAGGTAAAGCTTGACTCTCTCCATCTTTATGAGGTATCTGAACAACATTTGCAGCAAATAACTACTATATTACTTGATAATGCGGTGAAATATTCTGTACATGAAAAAAATATTTTTCTGCATACGTATGAAACAGGCAACCATTTTATCCTAGAAATTACCGATCATGGAATTGGAATACCGAAAGAACATCTTGAAAAAGTATTTGATCGGTTTTATCGAGTAGATAAAGCTAGGAGTAGAGAACAAGGTGGAACAGGACTTGGATTAGCCATCGCAAAGCAAATTGTAAGCTTATATAATGGGTCAATTGAAATTAAAAGTAAGGTTGGTCAAGGAACAAAAGTAATTGTTCGCTTTAATATATAGTTACTACTAAAGAAAAAGGGGGAAGATGAGCAGGGCGCCGAATATAGCCTGAGCGAAGCGCCTGCAATTTCTTTTGAAGTATTCATATTAAGAGCAACTAACTAAGCCAGACAAACAGATGAAACAATGTTTGTCTGGCTTTTTTATCCAAGTTAATTATATTTCACATTCTTTTCCTTTGTCATGTAAAATTTTATGCTGCATAAGATTACTAGTAAGATTGTTTTTTTTCTGAAGATAAGGCCGATAAAAAATATTTTTAATTTTTTTACCATAAAAATGTGTAAAACTTTTGAAGCTGTAATTAAACCATGATAGAATAGAAATGTAAACGTTTTAAAAAAGTTTTTTCACTACAAGGTGTAAAGCGCAATAACAAAGGGAAGATAAAAATGATAATTAAAGTGGTGGAGGGAAATTTTCATGGAGAAGCCATCTGATGGTACAGTCTCATACCAACCAAGATTTTATGGGCCGAATTTAGGGCTTGTAATGGAGCTTTATGAGAAATACGTTCAAGATCCAAATTCAGTTGATGAAGAAATGAAAAGGCATTTTGATCAATGGGGACCCCCGATTGATAATCAAGAGAAAACTAACACGAATCATTTATCTCTACAATCCGAAGTTCAAGTTGAAAAAATTATTGCAGCAGTAACATTAGTGAATAAGATAAGAGCCTATGGACATTTGGCGGCTGATATTTATCCATTAAAGGATCATAAGAGAGAGTATGAGTTATTTGATTTAGCTCGTTTTGATTTAACGAAAGAAGATTTAGAAAAGATTCCAGCCCGTTTAATTTGTCCAGATGCTCCTAACCATATATCAAATGGCTATGAAGCGGTTCAATATTTAAAAGAAATTTATACAAAGACCATTGCATTTGAATACTATCATGTTAATGATATTAAAGAAAAAAACTGGCTGCAGTCTAAAGTAGAATCAGGGAGCTTAAAACCAGCATGTCATAGAGAGTTAAAAAGAAAGCTTCTAAAAAGGGTAATAGAAGTAGAAGAATTTGAAAGTTTTTTACATAGAACATATGTCGGTCAAAAGAGATTTTCGATTGAAGGTCTTGATACAATGGTCCCGATGATAGATAAGATTATATCTGAATCAGTAGTAAATGGTGCTCAAAATATTAATATAGGAATGGCGCATAGAGGGCGATTAAATGTGTTAGCACATGTATTAGAAAAGCCTTATGAAATGATATTTGCAGAATTTCAGCATGCTCCTAATAAACAGTTGGTACCATCTGAAGGGTCCATAGGTATTAGCTTTGGCTGGACTGGGGATGTAAAATACCATTTAGGCTTAGATCGACAAATTAAATCAAATAATGTTTCAAATGTTCGGCTGACTCTTGCAAATAATCCAAGTCATCTTGAGTTTGTAGGTGCAGTAGTAGAAGGATTTACTAGAGCGTCACAGGATGACAGAACAAAACCTGGGTTTCCAGAGGAAGATTCTACTAAATCACTAGCTATTCTAATCCACGGAGATGCTGCTTTTCCTGGGCAAGGAATTGTTTCGGAGACTTTAAATTTAACAGGATTAAAGGGTTATCGAACAGGTGGAACGATCCATATTATTGCTAACAATACAATTGGATTTACAACAGAATCTAGTGATTCGAGATCTACTAGATATGCTAGTGATCTTGCAAAAGGATTTGAGATTCCAATAATCCATGTTAATGCAGATGATCCAGAAGCATGTATAAAAGCTGCAAAACTAGCTATCGAATACAGAGAGAAGTTTAAGAAGGACTTTTTAATCGATTTAATTGGCTATAGAAGATATGGTCATAATGAAATGGATGAACCAATGACGACAAATCCATTAATGTACAAGTTAATTCACGAACATCCAACCATTACTAAGCTGTACGGGGAAAAGCTAGTTGCGGAGGATGTGATAAAAGAAGAAGAAATCCAAGCTTTGAAAGAAGAAGTTACAAGAAAACTTAAAGAAGCACATGATAGAGTACCGAAGAAAAATGAAGATCCGGTTATTACTAATCCGCCTAATTCTGTGGAGCGACAATTGCCGAATGTTAATACGGCTGTTCCGATTGATCAATTAAAACATATAAATAATGAGTTGCTTTCCTATCCATCTCAATTTCAAGTTTTTGATAAATTAGGAAAAGTTTTAAAGCGGAGAAATGCTGCATTGGAAGGGGAAGGTAAAATCGATTGGTCTTTAGCGGAAACATTGGCTTTTGCAACGATTTTAGAAGACGGAACACCAATCCGACTTTCTGGGCAGGATTCGGAACGTGGTACGTTTGCTCATCGTAATATTATTTTACATGACTATGTAACTGGCAACCAGTATTCACCTTTACATACCTTATCTAAAGCGAAAGCATCATTTGCTGTTCATAACAGTCCGTTGTCTGAAGGTTCTGTATTAGGATTTGAGTACGGTTACAATGTTCATGCTCCCGAAACACTTGTGTTATGGGAAGCGCAATTTGGTGATTTTGCTAATGCAGCACAAGTAATGTTTGACCAATTTATTGCAGCTGGCAGAGCGAAATGGGGACAAAAATCTGGTTTAGTTATGCTTTTGCCACATGGTTATGAAGGACAGGGACCAGAGCATTCAAGTGCAAGATTGGAGCGATTCTTAATTTTAGCAGCTGAAAATAACTGGACTGTTGCAAACTTATCATCATCTGCTCAGTACTTTCATATTTTAAGAAGACAGGCAGCAATTTTAAACAAAGAAGAAGTACGACCTTTAGTTATTATGACACCAAAAAGCTTACTGCGTAATGCTGATGTTGCTTCTAATGGATTAGAATTCAGTGAAGGTGCTTTTCATTCTGTTTTGGAAGTAGATAATACTGGTGAAAATGACAATGTTGTTACACGCATAGTTCTATCTACAGGTAAAATTTCGATTGACTTATATCAAGCACACAAAAAGCTTGAAAATGGAGAAGCAATCCATCTTGCAAGAGTTGAAGAAATTTATCCTTTCCCAGAAGAGAGGCTAACAGAAATTATTCAACGCTATCCAAATTTAAAAGAGGTAGTATGGGTGCAAGAAGAACCAAAGAATATGGGAGCATGGAGCTTTATGGAACCAAGAATTAGAAAGCTAATTTCCAATTCTATTTCCTTACAATATGTTGGTAGAAGAAGAAGATCTAGTCCTGCTGAAGGGGATCCAATTGTTCATCGTAAAGATCAAGCAAGAATCATAAATGAAGCATTGACTATGGAATGAATTGAGGGGGAAAATTAAAATGGCAGAGATTAAGGTACCAGAATTAGCTGAATCAATCACCGAAGGAACTGTAGCGCAATGGTTAAAGAAAACAGGGGAATATGTGGAAAAGGGCGACTATATTGTTGAATTGGAAACAGATAAAGTAAATGTGGAAATTATATCAGAAGAAAGTGGAATCATTCAAGAATTAAAAGCAAATGAAGGAGATACTGTTCAAGTTGGTGAAACAATTGCGATAGTAAATGCAGAAGGAGCTGCTGAAGAACCACAGACAGCAGAAGAAAAAAAAGTTGAAAAGGTTGAACCAGAAACTCCAAGTGCAGAAGAGCCAAAAGAACAAAAAGAAGAACTAGTTAATAAACAACATCCAATTGCTTCACCTGCTGCTCGCAAGCTGGCAAGAGAGCGAGGAATCGATTTAACAGCAGTCCAAACGAATGATCCATTAGGAAGAGTAAGAGCCCAAGATGTTGCAGCACATGATCAAAAGGCGGCTTCATCAGTTTCACCACAGTCAGCCCAAACGCCGAAAGTGGAAAAGGAAGCACCTGCTGTAGAATCAGATAATCGAGTGGAAAGAGTGAGAATGACAAGAAGAAGACAAACGATCGCTAATCGATTATTAGAGGTTAAACAAAATACGGCAATGCTAACTACTTTTAATGAAGTTGATATGACTAATATTATGGCATTAAGAAATCGTAGAAAAGATGCATTTCAAAAAGAGAATGATGTGAAGCTGGGCTTTATGTCTTTCTTTACAAAAGCTGTCGTAGCAGCTCTAAAGAAAGCACCATTATTAAATGCTGAAATCCAAGGTGACCAAATTGTCTTAAAAAAATATTATGATATTGGTATTGCTGTATCAACAGATGAAGGGCTTGTGGTACCAGTCTTAAGAGATGCTGACCGTAAAAACTTCGCTGAAATAGAAAGTGAAATATTAGACTTTGCAAGTAAAGCAA of Niallia circulans contains these proteins:
- a CDS encoding 2-oxoglutarate dehydrogenase E1 component, whose protein sequence is MEKPSDGTVSYQPRFYGPNLGLVMELYEKYVQDPNSVDEEMKRHFDQWGPPIDNQEKTNTNHLSLQSEVQVEKIIAAVTLVNKIRAYGHLAADIYPLKDHKREYELFDLARFDLTKEDLEKIPARLICPDAPNHISNGYEAVQYLKEIYTKTIAFEYYHVNDIKEKNWLQSKVESGSLKPACHRELKRKLLKRVIEVEEFESFLHRTYVGQKRFSIEGLDTMVPMIDKIISESVVNGAQNINIGMAHRGRLNVLAHVLEKPYEMIFAEFQHAPNKQLVPSEGSIGISFGWTGDVKYHLGLDRQIKSNNVSNVRLTLANNPSHLEFVGAVVEGFTRASQDDRTKPGFPEEDSTKSLAILIHGDAAFPGQGIVSETLNLTGLKGYRTGGTIHIIANNTIGFTTESSDSRSTRYASDLAKGFEIPIIHVNADDPEACIKAAKLAIEYREKFKKDFLIDLIGYRRYGHNEMDEPMTTNPLMYKLIHEHPTITKLYGEKLVAEDVIKEEEIQALKEEVTRKLKEAHDRVPKKNEDPVITNPPNSVERQLPNVNTAVPIDQLKHINNELLSYPSQFQVFDKLGKVLKRRNAALEGEGKIDWSLAETLAFATILEDGTPIRLSGQDSERGTFAHRNIILHDYVTGNQYSPLHTLSKAKASFAVHNSPLSEGSVLGFEYGYNVHAPETLVLWEAQFGDFANAAQVMFDQFIAAGRAKWGQKSGLVMLLPHGYEGQGPEHSSARLERFLILAAENNWTVANLSSSAQYFHILRRQAAILNKEEVRPLVIMTPKSLLRNADVASNGLEFSEGAFHSVLEVDNTGENDNVVTRIVLSTGKISIDLYQAHKKLENGEAIHLARVEEIYPFPEERLTEIIQRYPNLKEVVWVQEEPKNMGAWSFMEPRIRKLISNSISLQYVGRRRRSSPAEGDPIVHRKDQARIINEALTME
- a CDS encoding methionine biosynthesis PLP-dependent protein, which codes for MYSLETKLAQIGNRSETTTGAVNPPVYFSTAYRHTGIGESTGYDYTRTGNPTREILENAIAELEEGDRGFACSSGMAAIQTILSLFQSGDEWIISKDLYGGTYRLLEQGYKKWGLRCTYVNTSDTDAVRAAISSKTKAIFLETPTNPLMEQTDISVIASIAKEHNILLIVDNTFYTPIIQQPIRLGADIVIHSATKYLGGHNDVLAGLIVAKGEELCNELALHHNSAGAVLSPFDSWLLMRGMKTLALRMEKHEENAKILSTFLQKHEAVVDVLYPGRGGMISFRIQSESWVNPFLQSLTLISFAESLGGVESFITYPATQTHADIPLEVRLETGVDNRLLRFSVGIENANDLIKDLDKAFSIAKGIAQEVTI
- the odhB gene encoding 2-oxoglutarate dehydrogenase complex dihydrolipoyllysine-residue succinyltransferase yields the protein MAEIKVPELAESITEGTVAQWLKKTGEYVEKGDYIVELETDKVNVEIISEESGIIQELKANEGDTVQVGETIAIVNAEGAAEEPQTAEEKKVEKVEPETPSAEEPKEQKEELVNKQHPIASPAARKLARERGIDLTAVQTNDPLGRVRAQDVAAHDQKAASSVSPQSAQTPKVEKEAPAVESDNRVERVRMTRRRQTIANRLLEVKQNTAMLTTFNEVDMTNIMALRNRRKDAFQKENDVKLGFMSFFTKAVVAALKKAPLLNAEIQGDQIVLKKYYDIGIAVSTDEGLVVPVLRDADRKNFAEIESEILDFASKARSNKLSLSDLQGGTFTITNGGVFGSLLSTPILNGPQVGILGMHKIQLRPVAIDAEKMENRPMMYLALSYDHRIIDGKEAVTFLARIKDLLEDPESLLFEA
- a CDS encoding HAMP domain-containing sensor histidine kinase, coding for MKWIKKISLLPWKWKLTLGLSFSIFLTYSIFSFFEFHTVSSWLLNQEETDVKQTMNQVVKQLNLQEKHPTDEEITANVTLLEKLNNDNQLIRILDKNGQAILADMNGDFPIIEPNQIYNDEQFHYISIGDHNSLVYSKEIKTKAFNGRVEIIRSLESLDKVREHLWFAMTMFAIAALIISALIGYFISYLLLRPINSMTKTMKKIKNSGFKERMPVYPQKDEIADLSHIFNEMMDVIEQSFQQQKQFIEDASHELRTPVSVLEGHLSMLNRWGKNNQDILEESLQTSTEEVARLKKLIISLLDLSKLEQNRMESDLTPERVKWIFEHTIRDFVMLHDDFTFEVKLDSLHLYEVSEQHLQQITTILLDNAVKYSVHEKNIFLHTYETGNHFILEITDHGIGIPKEHLEKVFDRFYRVDKARSREQGGTGLGLAIAKQIVSLYNGSIEIKSKVGQGTKVIVRFNI
- a CDS encoding H-type small acid-soluble spore protein; translated protein: MNIGRAIEIMNAADMVDVSYQGEKIIIQNVNEKTKKATIYTKTNPDYELDVDVYQLIEEM
- a CDS encoding response regulator transcription factor, whose product is MKKILIIEDEKNLSRFIELELTYEGYKTEVCSDGRSGLQKALEEDWDIILLDLMLPELNGIEVCRRLRQTKNTPILMITARDSVLDRVSGLDSGADDYLVKPFAIEELLARLRALFRRIEPQTNTSNQIMTKLTYKDITLEVESHIAKKGEEILSLTKREYDLLYMFMTNINIVLSRDILLEKIWGYESEVETNVIDVYVRYLRNKLDPSGQEVYIETVRGIGYVMR
- the metC gene encoding cystathionine beta-lyase; this encodes MTTSYTFETKLLHNKHKFDPDTGAVSVPIQHASTFHQKDIDEFGKYDYSRSLNPTREALEEVVAELEEGTHGFAFSSGMAAISTAFLLLSQGDHVVISEDVYGGTYRMVTTVLNRFGIDHTFVDMTNLEEVEAAILPNTKVLYVETPSNPLLKVTDIETISLLAKKYSALTFVDNTFLTPALQKPLTLGADVVLHSATKFLSGHSDVIAGVAVVKDAELAKQIGYLQNSFGAVLGVQDCWLLLRGIKTLHVRMKHSSEGARVIAEHLQNHPLIKKVHYPGFEDHPQYAIQRKQALNPGAVFSFELYSEEAMRTFVENVKLPVFAVSLGAVESILSYPAKMSHAAMNPLARAERGITDSLLRLSVGLENPLDLINDFDIALKKTAELHFI